One segment of Primulina tabacum isolate GXHZ01 chromosome 6, ASM2559414v2, whole genome shotgun sequence DNA contains the following:
- the LOC142550083 gene encoding uncharacterized protein LOC142550083, with amino-acid sequence MAPFEDLYDKKCRSPICWEDVGERQMSMPEFVQEMKENVEMIRKQMKAAQDRQASYDNKRRRPLEFQVGDQVFLKVSPFRDLPQSLSAIYDVFHVSLLRKYEPDPSHVLRTDEVEFDSSLSYVEHPVQILDRKEKQLRNKTIPLVMVQWSRHGREEATWELEAKMRQNWPHLFENVINYSIYSDFPMYYQW; translated from the exons atggcaccatttgaagatCTATACGACAAAAAGTGTAGATCTCCGATATGTTGGGAAGATGTAGGAGAACGACAAATGTCAATGCCAGAATTTGTtcaagaaatgaaagaaaatgttGAAATGATcaggaaacaaatgaaagcagCGCAAGATCGTCAAGCCAGTTATGATAATAAAAGGCGTAGGCCTTTAGAATTTCAGGTTGGCGACCAGgttttcttgaaagtatcaccGTTTCGTG ACTTGCCGCAGAGTTTGTCTGCGATatatgatgtgtttcatgtatcattGTTACGAAAGTACGAgccagatccttctcatgtctTGAGGACTGATGAGGTGGAGTTCGATAGTTCCCTTAGCTATGTTGAGCATCCAGTGcaaattcttgatcgtaaagaaaagcaacttagGAATAAGACGATACCACTGGTTATGGTGCAGTGGAGTAGACATGGGAGagaagaagctacatgggaattAGAGGCTAAAATGCGTCAGAATTGGCCTCATTTGTTTGAAAATGTAATAAATTATTCCATATATTCTGATTTCCCTATGTACTATCAGTGGTAA
- the LOC142550084 gene encoding uncharacterized protein LOC142550084 produces MDELLTRIDAKKGEAVERRTDERIEEGYELELEVRTGEKRSTSLQTKAFAATTTIFAAGAGAATVVPQALPSSTIESTFEKTADKISNDAIMAPGGRGRKGKEIAQESEAQNVRGLADIIRGRRGRPRGQVAQNVEEELNQEPPRTKRPGARQVAIEEEVEHLTQKVGGMQLIISQFQELCPSKFFGNESGEKAAGWLKSINNLFNLLEYSKDIRLKLAIYQLKDRAQLWWEAIEEAMKDSEYAPPSYYAAKEEEFNQLVQGNKSVVEYASQFSALLPYVPHVARNDQAKLSLFLHGLQRTVHTLVMTGSSNTSIQAVEKAKKIEASLLRGDPQPGPSSVSQGSGSSMPMPVDLPPYQPVQSYQQPKQQKYKVKGKQFKKKSQSSSSSSGSARGGGSIGSSSTVHCDRCGGRHFSAQCVGVQGTCHNCGQVGHYARVFPNAGRQQFQPQQFCQVPRGPVCRPYAPTQSFQQSSYPPPKGPIQQPFPGPQQAHVHALTQDQAQDAPGGVIAGFPPQREIYLSIELMPETNPISRAPYRLAPEKLKELKEQPQDLLEKGYIRPCMSPWGAPVLFVKKKDGTMRMCGDYRQLNRATMKNKYPLPCIDDLFDQLQGHVISAQRVSVDPSKVEAVINWPKPTNVSEIRSFLGLDGCFSKWTGLCFDAKWASDCVKAERMRPGGMLHSLEVAQWNWEHIAMYFVTLLPRSNRGCDAIWVIVDRLSKSAHYIPYDRTCTYKKMAKMYIDHVVRLHGVPVTIVSDHDPRFASKFWGSLQSALGSKLAMSTAYHRQTDGQSQRTIQTLEDMLRAVVMDYSGG; encoded by the exons ATGGATGAACTGCTTACTCgcattgatgccaaaaagggagAAGCAGTAGAACGTAGGACAGATGAAAGGATAGAGGAAG GCTATGAGCTCGAACTAGAAGTGAGAACTGGAGAAAAGCGCTCCACAAGTCTACAAACCAAGGCTTTTGCTGCTACTACTACTATTTTTGCTGCTGGTGctggtgctgctacagtagttCCACAAGCATTGCCTTCTTCCACTATTGAAAGCACTTTTGAAAAGACTGCTGAtaagatcagcaatgatgctat AATGGCACCTGGAGGAAGAGgtagaaaaggaaaagaaatagCACAGGAATCTGAGGCGCAAAATGTTCGAGGACTTGCGGATATCATTAGAGGTAGACGTGGTCGACCTCGAGGACAAGTCGCTCAAAATGTTGAAGAAGAATTGAACCAGGAACCTCCTCGAACTAAAAGACCTGGAGCTAGACAGGTAGCGATTGAGGAAGAAGTGGAACATCTGACACAGAAAGTTGGAGGAATGCAgttaataatttctcagttccaAGAATTATGTCCCTCAAAATTCTTTGGCAACGAGAGCGGAGAAAAAGCAGCAGGCTGGCTGAAAAGTATAAATAATCTATTTAATTTGTTGGAGTATTCCAAAGATATTAGATTGAAGCTTGCCATCTACCAACTTAAAGACCGAGCACAACTCTGGTGGGAAGCCATAGAGGAAGCAATGAAGGACTCTG AATATGCACCACCATCATATTATGCTGCTAAAGAAGAAGAGTTCAATCAGTTGGTGCAGGGCAACAAATCAGTGGTGGAATACGCTTCACAGTTTTCTGCTCTTTTGCCCTATGTTCCACATGTTGCTAGGAATGATCAGGCTAAACTATCACTTTTTCTGCACGGGTTGCAGCGGACTGTTCATACTTTGGTAATGACTGGATCGTCTAATACGTCTATTCAAGCAGTGGAAAAGgcaaagaaaattgaagcaaGTTTGCTCAGAGGAGACCCACAGCCAGGTCCATCATCTGTTTCTCAGGGATCTGGGAGTAGTATGCCGATGCCAGTGGATTTACCTCCATACCAGCCTGTACAGTCATACCAACAACCCAAACAACAGAAGTACAAGGTAaaaggaaagcaattcaagaagaagTCTCAATCCAGCTCCTCCAGTTCAGGCAGCGCACGAGGGGGAGGTTCTATTGGGTCGTCTAGCACTGTGCATTGTGACCGATGTGGTGGTCGACATTTTAGCGCGCAATGTGTAGGAGTTCAGGGGACTTGTCATAACTGTGGTCAGGTTGGACATTACGCCAGGGTATTTCCTAATGCTGGGAGACAACAGTTCCAGCCACAACAGTTTTGTCAAGTTCCCCGTGGACCAGTCTGTAGACCATATGCTCCTACCCAATCATTTCAGCAGTCTAGTTACCCACCTCCCAAAGGTCCTATTCAGCAGCCATTTCCAGGGCCACAACAAGCCCATGTCCATGCTTTGACTCAGGACCAGGCTCAGGATGCACCAGGAggagtgattgcag gtttTCCGCCTCAAAGGGAAATATATcttagcattgaattgatgccagagacaaatcctatttctagagcaccaTATCGTTTAGCCCCGGaaaagttgaaagaactcaaagaacaGCCTCAGGATTTACTGGAAAAAGGATATATCAGACCCTGTATGTCGCCCTGGggagctccagtattgtttgtaaagaagaaagacggaacAATGAGAATGTGTGGCGATTATCGACAGTTAAACCGGGCTACtatgaagaataagtatcctctgcCGTGTATTGACGAcctgtttgatcagttgcagg GCCATGTTATATCAGCACAAAGagtatctgttgatcctagtaaagttgaagctgttatCAACTGGCCTAAACCAACAAATGTGTCGGAGATTCGAAGCTTTTTGGGATTAGATGG GTGCTTCTCTAAATGgactgggttgtgttttgatgcaaaatggGCGAGTGATTGC GTTAAAGCTGAGAGAATGAGACCTGGTGGTATGTTACATAGTCTTGAAGTGGCACAGTGGAATTGGGAGCACATTGCTATGTATTTTGTCACACTCCTACCTCGTTCTAATCgtggctgtgatgcgatttgggtgattGTGGATAGATTGTCTAAATCAGCCCATTATATTCCTTATGATCGTACTTGTACTTATAAGAAAATGGCAAAAATGTACATCGATCATGTAGtgagattacatggtgtgcctgTAACCATAGTATCAGATCATGATCCTAGGTTTGCTTCGAAGTTTTGGGGTAGTTTGCAATCAGCATTGGGTTCAAAGTTGGCAATGAGCACTGCATATCACCGACAAACAGATGGTCAGTCACAGAGGACCATTCAGACACTCGAGGACATGTTGCGAGCAGTCGTGATGGATTATAGTGGTGGTTGA